One segment of Patulibacter sp. SYSU D01012 DNA contains the following:
- a CDS encoding PaaI family thioesterase, with protein MSVDPELPPPVPLPAGGRADGPLPPHQHNCFGCGPDNAAGLHLHYAREGETVHATLTLDARHEGAPGLAHGGALAAILDDVQGGVLVAMRQRAVTAKLEVNYVAPVVLGRELRVEAWLAGVEGRKIRLVGRVRDGERTVASGLGLFIAVDREHFVRAGATAGTDPQVGT; from the coding sequence ATGAGCGTCGACCCCGAGCTGCCGCCCCCCGTCCCGCTGCCCGCGGGGGGCCGCGCCGACGGGCCGCTGCCGCCGCACCAGCACAACTGCTTCGGCTGCGGCCCCGACAACGCCGCCGGCCTGCACCTGCACTACGCGCGCGAGGGGGAGACGGTGCACGCCACCCTGACCCTCGACGCGCGGCACGAGGGCGCGCCCGGCCTGGCGCACGGCGGCGCGCTCGCGGCGATCCTGGACGACGTGCAGGGCGGCGTGCTCGTGGCGATGCGCCAGCGGGCCGTGACGGCGAAGCTCGAGGTCAACTACGTCGCGCCCGTCGTCCTCGGCCGCGAGCTGCGCGTCGAGGCGTGGCTCGCGGGCGTCGAGGGCCGCAAGATCCGCCTCGTCGGCCGGGTCCGCGACGGCGAGCGCACCGTCGCCTCGGGGCTGGGCCTGTTCATCGCCGTCGACCGCGAGCACTTCGTCCGCGCCGGGGCGACCGCGGGCACCGACCCGCAGGTCGGCACGTGA
- a CDS encoding CoA-binding protein: MEPEDDRLARILRDARTVAVVGASNAPHKPAHTVPRYLQRQGYRVLPVNPRGGEILGVPAATSLTDVAEPVDVVEVFRPGPDTPPVARQAVEIGAKVLWLQLGIVSEEARRIAEEGGVEVVMDRCMAPEHARLGIGPVGPPAA, encoded by the coding sequence ATGGAGCCCGAGGACGACCGGCTGGCGCGCATCCTGCGGGACGCGCGGACCGTGGCCGTGGTCGGCGCGTCGAACGCGCCGCACAAGCCCGCGCACACGGTGCCGCGCTACCTGCAGCGGCAGGGCTACCGGGTGCTGCCCGTCAACCCGCGCGGCGGCGAGATCCTCGGCGTCCCGGCGGCGACGAGCCTGACCGACGTGGCCGAGCCCGTCGACGTCGTCGAGGTCTTCCGGCCCGGCCCCGACACGCCGCCCGTCGCCCGCCAGGCGGTCGAGATCGGCGCCAAGGTCCTGTGGCTGCAGCTCGGGATCGTCTCGGAGGAGGCCCGGAGGATCGCCGAGGAGGGCGGCGTCGAGGTCGTGATGGACCGCTGCATGGCCCCCGAGCACGCGCGCCTGGGGATCGGGCCGGTCGGGCCGCCGGCGGCCTGA
- a CDS encoding transcriptional repressor, protein MDTATRDRWLEHASQRMTAAGLRAGAARTAVVETLAREGQCLLTAAEIADRLRGASAGSIATVYRVVDELSELGLLHRYDGRDGVARFEIADPDHHHHHVVDEATGAVEPFADDELERAIAGVAARLGYELTGHDVVLRGRRRGG, encoded by the coding sequence GTGGACACCGCGACCCGCGACCGCTGGCTCGAGCACGCTTCGCAGCGCATGACCGCCGCCGGCCTGCGGGCCGGGGCCGCCCGCACCGCGGTCGTCGAGACGCTGGCGCGCGAGGGCCAGTGCCTGCTGACCGCCGCCGAGATCGCGGACCGCCTGCGCGGCGCCTCGGCCGGCTCGATCGCGACGGTCTACCGCGTCGTGGACGAGCTGTCCGAGCTGGGCCTGCTGCACCGCTACGACGGCCGCGACGGCGTCGCGCGGTTCGAGATCGCCGACCCCGACCACCACCATCACCACGTCGTGGACGAGGCGACGGGCGCCGTCGAGCCGTTCGCGGACGACGAGCTCGAGCGGGCGATCGCCGGAGTCGCGGCGCGCCTGGGCTACGAGCTGACCGGGCACGACGTCGTGCTGCGGGGCCGCCGGCGCGGCGGCTGA
- a CDS encoding aminoglycoside phosphotransferase family protein — MDELERRAVAAAVAVASTHGLPCGDAAVLASGSNVAVSLAPAPVVARVMTGTVALHADPERWLRREMAVLAHLAPTGLAVAPSTRVPPGPHHRDGLWLTLVEHLPGAEPTRTVDDARGLGRALRALHDALRPFGGDLDDMGGLRDRIARLLAAIVPADDAEGAEVAALERRLAALEAAVFASELPVQALHGDASPGNLLRTARGPVWNDFEDALRGPVHWDVAGYAVGLRRRGADDAGVRAMLDGYGWGDEGTLAPFLAAHAAYDAVWERYDRQRRASRR, encoded by the coding sequence ATGGACGAGCTGGAACGGCGGGCGGTCGCCGCGGCGGTCGCGGTCGCGTCGACGCACGGACTGCCGTGCGGCGACGCCGCCGTGCTCGCGTCCGGCAGCAACGTCGCGGTCTCGCTCGCCCCGGCGCCCGTCGTCGCCCGCGTCATGACGGGGACCGTCGCGCTGCACGCCGATCCGGAGCGCTGGCTGCGCCGCGAAATGGCGGTGCTCGCGCACCTGGCCCCGACCGGGCTGGCCGTGGCGCCGAGCACCCGCGTGCCGCCGGGGCCCCACCACCGGGACGGGCTGTGGCTGACCCTGGTGGAGCACCTGCCCGGCGCGGAGCCGACGCGGACGGTCGACGACGCCCGCGGCCTGGGGCGGGCGCTCCGGGCGCTGCACGACGCGCTGCGCCCGTTCGGCGGCGACCTGGACGACATGGGCGGCCTGCGCGACCGCATCGCGCGACTGCTCGCCGCGATCGTCCCCGCCGACGACGCGGAGGGCGCCGAGGTCGCGGCCCTGGAGCGGCGCCTGGCGGCGCTCGAGGCGGCCGTCTTCGCGTCCGAGCTGCCCGTCCAGGCGCTGCACGGCGACGCGTCGCCCGGCAACCTGCTGCGCACCGCCCGCGGGCCGGTGTGGAACGACTTCGAGGACGCGCTCCGCGGGCCGGTGCACTGGGACGTCGCCGGCTACGCCGTGGGCCTGCGGCGCCGCGGCGCCGACGACGCCGGGGTGCGGGCGATGCTGGACGGCTACGGCTGGGGTGACGAGGGGACGCTCGCCCCGTTCCTGGCCGCCCACGCCGCGTACGACGCGGTCTGGGAGCGCTACGACCGGCAGCGACGCGCGTCCCGTCGATGA
- the hrpA gene encoding ATP-dependent RNA helicase HrpA has protein sequence MPGTPESPAPSAPAVAGPGDRDDAPRTPDLRARLGELRLRDEHRLARKLDRLRREQDDARRTRDLARLVDEIDRAEQVVHERRAAVPTITYPEELPVAARRDDLLAAIRDHQVVVVAGETGSGKTTQIPKMCLELGRGIRGQIAHTQPRRIAARTVAERIADELGTPIGEAVGYSVRFNDRSGENTLVRLMTDGLLLAEIQRDRLLRRYDTIIIDEAHERSLNIDFLLGVVKQLLPKRPDLKVIITSATIDPERFAEHFGDAPIVEVSGRTYPVEVRYRPVNDPDDDEADRDQIEAIGDAVAELEREAPGDVLVFLSGEREIRDTAESLRGRFGTGDGQRRGPGIEVLPLYARLSSEEQQRVFRRSPSGKRRVVLATNVAETSLTVPGIKYVVDPGTARISRYSARLKVQRLPIEPVSQASANQRKGRCGRTSEGICIRLYSEEDFEARPEFTDPEILRTNLASVILQMAALGLGEIGDFPFLEPPDRPQIRDGVQLLEELGALKQDEEDPKKRLTPVGRTLAALPIDPRLGRMVLEADRLGCTEEVVVIAAALSIQDPRERPQDKQETAQQFHARFKHEGSDFLSFLDLWDYLRQQQRELSGSAFRRQCKKEFLHYLRIREWQDLVAQLRQAAKQTGITVARRDRGTAGPRLGSGDADDRADTAADAVPPSPAARRGRDGGRRGSGDAGSTDGRATDAVPTSPAAGRDDAGRRDDRRGGRRGGRAQDVAARRDDMTSAPTDTDGDAADAPEHGVGAVARLRKAEREAQRRREASERDIHQALLSGLLSHVGLKDETNVKTDQKGRPIRTKGRPQRPEFLGARGARFQVFPGSALAKKPPTWVMVAELVETSRLWGRTAGRVEPEWIEPLAEHLLRRTYAEPRWSKKRASVVASERATLYGLPVVAGRTVQYGRIDPVLSRELFIRQALVEGEWDGGRAGGRQVLRRNAQLIEEVRELEERARRRDLLVDDEVLFAFYDERIPAGVVSGAHFDRWWRDEKRRDPDLLHFPRELLLDEQAETAVRGAGMPEAWKQGDLLLPLSYRFDPGTEHDGVTVHVPLAALPRVKDVGFEWLVPGLREELVTALVRALPKDVRRELVPIPDTVRTILGRMTPRSAPLPRALARELNAFPGVQVTPAMLRLDALPSHLRMTFVVEDADGKAIASGRDLAALKDELRPTLRQALEAATPDLERHGLKAWTIGTLPREVAIGEGDLGVKVYPALVDEDDAVGVRVFDAADVQAEAMRRGTRRLLALTVPSPARGVVSALPTRAQLTLTTAPHGSVDRLMADTVAATIDGLVAANGGPAWDEAGFAALREKVAARLPDATGRVLGQVVRVLDAERDLRARLERFAAGPADPAFEAAQRDVIAQLERLVRPGFVTDAGARRLPDLVRYLQAAAHRLDRLPDARAADTDRMRAIHELEAAFRRRAQGWPKGRPLAPALREVPWMLEELRVAQFAGAQGGRRLAAGGSSGAGPVSSKRIRRVIDETPAPV, from the coding sequence ATGCCCGGCACCCCCGAGAGCCCGGCGCCCTCCGCCCCGGCCGTCGCCGGCCCGGGCGACCGCGACGACGCCCCCCGCACCCCGGACCTGCGCGCCCGCCTGGGCGAGCTGCGCCTGCGCGACGAGCACCGCCTGGCGCGCAAGCTCGACCGTCTGCGCCGCGAGCAGGACGACGCACGCCGCACGCGCGACCTCGCGCGCCTGGTCGACGAGATCGACCGGGCGGAGCAGGTGGTCCACGAGCGCCGCGCCGCGGTGCCGACGATCACCTACCCGGAGGAGCTGCCCGTCGCGGCCCGCCGGGACGACCTGCTCGCCGCGATCCGCGACCACCAGGTCGTCGTCGTGGCCGGCGAGACGGGGTCGGGCAAGACCACCCAGATCCCGAAGATGTGCCTGGAGCTGGGCCGGGGGATCCGGGGGCAGATCGCGCACACGCAGCCGCGCCGCATCGCCGCCCGCACCGTCGCCGAGCGCATCGCCGACGAGCTGGGCACCCCGATCGGCGAGGCCGTCGGCTACTCCGTCCGCTTCAACGACCGCTCGGGCGAGAACACCCTGGTCCGCCTGATGACGGACGGCCTGCTGCTGGCCGAGATCCAGCGTGACCGGCTGCTGCGCCGCTACGACACGATCATCATCGACGAGGCGCACGAGCGGTCGCTCAACATCGACTTCCTCCTGGGCGTCGTCAAGCAGCTGCTGCCGAAGCGGCCCGACCTGAAGGTCATCATCACGTCGGCGACGATCGACCCGGAGCGCTTCGCCGAGCACTTCGGCGACGCCCCGATCGTCGAGGTCTCCGGCCGCACCTACCCCGTCGAGGTCCGCTACCGGCCGGTCAACGACCCGGACGACGACGAGGCCGACCGCGACCAGATCGAGGCGATCGGCGACGCGGTCGCCGAGCTCGAGCGCGAGGCGCCCGGCGACGTCCTCGTCTTCCTCTCCGGCGAGCGCGAGATCCGCGACACCGCCGAGAGCCTGCGCGGGCGCTTCGGCACGGGCGACGGGCAGCGCCGCGGCCCCGGCATCGAGGTCCTGCCCCTCTACGCGCGCCTGTCGTCCGAGGAGCAGCAGCGCGTCTTCCGGCGGTCGCCGTCGGGGAAGCGCCGCGTCGTGCTGGCCACGAACGTCGCCGAGACGTCGCTCACGGTCCCCGGCATCAAGTACGTCGTCGACCCGGGCACCGCCCGCATCAGCCGCTACTCCGCCCGGCTGAAGGTGCAGCGCCTGCCGATCGAGCCGGTCTCGCAGGCGTCGGCCAACCAGCGCAAGGGCCGCTGCGGCCGCACGTCCGAGGGCATCTGCATCCGCCTGTACTCCGAGGAGGACTTCGAGGCGCGCCCCGAGTTCACCGACCCGGAGATCCTGCGGACGAACCTCGCCTCGGTGATCCTGCAGATGGCCGCGCTCGGCCTGGGCGAGATCGGCGACTTCCCGTTCCTCGAGCCCCCGGACCGCCCGCAGATCCGCGACGGCGTGCAGCTGCTCGAGGAGCTCGGCGCGCTCAAGCAGGACGAGGAGGACCCGAAGAAGCGCCTGACGCCCGTCGGCCGCACCCTCGCGGCGCTGCCGATCGACCCGCGCCTGGGCCGCATGGTGCTCGAGGCCGACCGCCTGGGCTGCACGGAGGAGGTCGTCGTCATCGCGGCCGCCCTGTCGATCCAGGACCCGCGCGAGCGCCCGCAGGACAAGCAGGAGACCGCGCAGCAGTTCCACGCGCGCTTCAAGCACGAGGGCTCCGACTTCCTGTCCTTCCTCGACCTGTGGGACTACCTGCGCCAGCAGCAGCGCGAGCTGTCCGGCAGCGCGTTCCGCCGCCAGTGCAAGAAGGAGTTCCTGCACTACCTGCGGATCCGCGAGTGGCAGGACCTGGTCGCGCAGCTGCGCCAGGCGGCCAAGCAGACCGGGATCACGGTGGCTCGCCGGGACAGGGGAACGGCCGGGCCCCGCCTCGGGTCCGGCGACGCCGACGACCGGGCCGATACGGCTGCGGACGCCGTCCCGCCTTCACCTGCGGCTCGGCGCGGCCGTGACGGCGGACGTCGCGGGTCGGGCGACGCCGGGTCGACCGACGGACGGGCGACGGACGCCGTCCCGACCTCACCTGCGGCCGGACGCGACGACGCCGGTCGACGGGACGACCGCCGGGGTGGTCGTCGTGGCGGTCGGGCACAGGACGTGGCGGCCCGCCGGGACGACATGACGAGCGCGCCGACCGACACGGACGGCGACGCCGCCGACGCACCGGAGCACGGCGTCGGCGCCGTCGCGCGGCTGCGCAAGGCCGAGCGCGAGGCGCAGCGGCGGCGCGAGGCCAGCGAGCGCGACATCCACCAGGCGCTGCTGTCCGGCCTGCTCTCGCACGTCGGGCTGAAGGACGAGACGAACGTCAAGACGGACCAGAAGGGCCGCCCGATCCGGACGAAGGGTCGGCCGCAGCGGCCCGAGTTCCTCGGCGCCCGCGGCGCGCGCTTCCAGGTCTTCCCCGGCTCGGCGCTGGCGAAGAAGCCGCCGACGTGGGTCATGGTCGCCGAGCTCGTCGAGACCTCGCGCCTGTGGGGCCGCACCGCCGGGCGCGTCGAGCCGGAGTGGATCGAGCCGCTCGCCGAGCACCTGCTGCGCCGCACCTACGCCGAGCCGCGCTGGTCGAAGAAGCGCGCGTCCGTCGTCGCCAGTGAGCGCGCCACCCTCTACGGCCTGCCAGTCGTCGCGGGCCGCACCGTCCAGTACGGCCGGATCGACCCGGTCCTCTCGCGCGAGCTCTTCATCCGCCAGGCGCTCGTCGAGGGCGAGTGGGACGGCGGCCGCGCCGGCGGTCGCCAGGTGCTGCGCCGCAACGCGCAGCTGATCGAGGAGGTCCGCGAGCTGGAGGAGCGCGCGCGCCGCCGCGACCTGCTCGTCGACGACGAGGTGCTCTTCGCGTTCTACGACGAGCGGATCCCCGCCGGCGTCGTCTCGGGCGCGCACTTCGACCGCTGGTGGCGCGACGAGAAGCGCCGCGATCCCGACCTGCTGCACTTCCCGCGCGAGCTGCTGCTCGACGAGCAGGCCGAGACCGCCGTCCGCGGCGCCGGCATGCCCGAGGCGTGGAAGCAGGGCGACCTGCTCCTGCCCCTGAGCTACCGCTTCGACCCGGGCACGGAGCACGACGGGGTCACCGTGCACGTGCCGCTCGCGGCGCTGCCCCGCGTGAAGGACGTCGGCTTCGAGTGGCTCGTCCCCGGGCTGCGCGAGGAGCTCGTCACCGCCCTCGTCCGCGCGCTGCCGAAGGACGTCCGCCGCGAGCTCGTCCCGATCCCCGACACCGTCCGCACGATCCTGGGCCGCATGACCCCGCGCAGCGCGCCGCTGCCGCGGGCGCTCGCGCGCGAGCTGAACGCGTTCCCCGGCGTCCAGGTGACGCCCGCGATGCTGCGCCTGGACGCGCTGCCCAGCCATCTCCGGATGACGTTCGTCGTCGAGGACGCGGACGGGAAGGCCATCGCGTCCGGCCGCGACCTGGCCGCGCTGAAGGACGAGCTGCGCCCGACGCTGCGCCAGGCGCTCGAGGCCGCGACCCCCGACCTGGAGCGCCACGGCCTGAAGGCGTGGACGATCGGGACGCTGCCGCGCGAGGTCGCGATCGGCGAGGGCGACCTGGGCGTGAAGGTCTACCCCGCCCTGGTCGACGAGGACGACGCGGTCGGCGTGCGGGTCTTCGACGCCGCCGACGTGCAGGCCGAGGCGATGCGCCGCGGCACGCGCCGGCTGCTCGCGCTGACCGTGCCCTCCCCCGCGCGCGGCGTGGTGAGCGCGCTGCCGACCCGCGCGCAGCTCACCTTGACCACGGCGCCGCACGGCTCCGTCGACCGGCTGATGGCGGACACCGTCGCCGCGACGATCGACGGGCTCGTCGCGGCGAACGGCGGGCCGGCGTGGGACGAGGCCGGGTTCGCGGCGCTCCGCGAGAAGGTCGCCGCACGGCTGCCCGACGCCACCGGCCGCGTCCTGGGCCAGGTCGTGCGGGTGCTCGACGCCGAGCGCGACCTGCGCGCGCGCCTGGAGCGCTTCGCCGCCGGCCCCGCCGATCCGGCGTTCGAGGCCGCGCAGCGCGACGTGATCGCGCAGCTCGAGCGGCTCGTGCGCCCCGGGTTCGTGACCGACGCGGGCGCGCGACGTCTGCCCGACCTGGTCCGCTACCTGCAGGCGGCGGCGCACCGCCTGGACCGCCTGCCGGACGCGCGGGCCGCCGACACGGACCGGATGCGCGCGATCCACGAGCTCGAGGCCGCGTTCCGCCGCCGGGCGCAGGGCTGGCCGAAGGGCCGCCCGCTGGCGCCGGCGCTGCGCGAGGTGCCGTGGATGCTCGAGGAGCTGCGCGTGGCGCAGTTCGCCGGCGCCCAGGGCGGCCGGCGGCTCGCTGCCGGCGGCAGCAGCGGCGCCGGCCCGGTCTCGAGCAAGCGGATCCGCCGCGTCATCGACGAGACCCCGGCGCCGGTCTAG
- a CDS encoding MYG1 family protein yields the protein MDAPRDDAEAPTPLRVGTHSGSFHADEVFALATLRLARGPLEIVRSRDPQVLATCTLRVDVGRRYDPAGGDFDHHQGDVGERANGIRYASFGLVWKEHGREIAGSDEVAAAIDVQLVAPIDAGDNGQELYEPLVPGVTPHTVSGVIAAINPPWDTEDGARAEREAFDEAVDLAEGILRRELAGAQGRARAAGLVRAALERAEDPRVLVLDRGMPWKKIVVAEAPEVLFVVAPRTRDWSLQAVPAGEHGFANRKDLPAAWAGLEGEPLQQVTGVPDAVFCHGARFMAVAGSREGAMELVRQALADDAAAAVDPADVLSAD from the coding sequence ATGGACGCGCCACGCGACGACGCCGAGGCCCCCACCCCGCTGCGGGTGGGCACCCACTCCGGCTCCTTCCACGCCGACGAGGTCTTCGCGCTGGCGACGCTGCGCCTGGCCCGCGGGCCCCTCGAGATCGTCCGCAGCCGCGACCCGCAGGTGCTCGCGACGTGCACCCTGCGGGTCGACGTCGGCCGCCGCTACGACCCGGCGGGCGGCGACTTCGACCACCACCAGGGCGACGTCGGCGAGCGCGCGAACGGCATCCGCTACGCCTCGTTCGGGCTGGTGTGGAAGGAGCACGGCCGCGAGATCGCGGGCTCGGACGAGGTGGCCGCCGCCATCGACGTGCAGCTCGTCGCGCCGATCGACGCCGGCGACAACGGCCAGGAGCTGTACGAGCCGCTGGTCCCGGGCGTCACGCCGCACACGGTCTCGGGCGTGATCGCCGCGATCAACCCGCCGTGGGACACCGAGGACGGCGCGCGGGCGGAGCGCGAGGCGTTCGACGAGGCGGTCGACCTGGCCGAGGGCATCCTGCGCCGCGAGCTCGCCGGCGCGCAGGGCCGCGCCCGTGCCGCCGGGCTCGTCCGGGCCGCCCTCGAGCGCGCCGAGGATCCCCGCGTCCTCGTCCTCGACCGCGGCATGCCGTGGAAGAAGATCGTGGTCGCCGAGGCGCCCGAGGTGCTCTTCGTCGTCGCGCCGCGCACCCGGGACTGGAGCCTGCAGGCGGTGCCGGCGGGCGAGCACGGGTTCGCCAACCGCAAGGACCTGCCCGCGGCGTGGGCGGGGCTCGAGGGCGAGCCGCTGCAGCAGGTGACGGGCGTGCCGGACGCCGTCTTCTGCCACGGCGCGCGCTTCATGGCGGTCGCGGGCAGCCGCGAGGGCGCGATGGAGCTGGTCCGTCAGGCGCTGGCCGACGACGCGGCGGCCGCCGTCGACCCGGCCGACGTGCTCTCGGCCGACTGA
- the purU gene encoding formyltetrahydrofolate deformylase → MSRPADVARLLVRCPDRPGIVAAVSGLLHEHGANIAQSDQHSTSLEGGTFLMRVVFVLPDLAARRTGLEAAFADRVAAPYGMTWSLHEAATPKRAAVLVSREDHCLLDLLWRARRGELGVDVGLVASNHPDLAADVAGFDVPYEHVPVTPDTKPASEARLLELLRGRFDVVVLARYMQILSGGFLRELGVPVINIHHSFLPAFVGADPYGQAKARGVKLVGATAHYVTEELDAGPIIEQDVARVDHAFDVPALQAVGRDIERTVLARAVRWHGEDRVIVHGDTTVVL, encoded by the coding sequence ATGTCCCGTCCCGCAGACGTCGCCCGTCTGCTCGTCCGCTGCCCCGACCGGCCCGGCATCGTCGCCGCCGTCTCGGGGCTCCTGCACGAGCACGGCGCCAACATCGCCCAGTCCGACCAGCACTCGACGAGCCTGGAGGGCGGCACGTTCCTGATGCGCGTCGTCTTCGTGCTGCCCGACCTGGCCGCCCGCCGGACGGGGCTCGAGGCGGCGTTCGCCGACCGGGTCGCGGCCCCGTACGGGATGACGTGGTCGCTGCACGAGGCCGCCACCCCGAAGCGCGCGGCGGTCCTCGTCTCGCGCGAGGACCACTGCCTGCTGGATCTGCTCTGGCGCGCGCGCCGCGGCGAGCTGGGCGTCGACGTCGGGCTGGTGGCGTCCAACCACCCCGACCTGGCGGCCGACGTGGCGGGGTTCGACGTGCCGTACGAGCACGTGCCGGTGACGCCCGACACGAAGCCCGCGTCCGAGGCGCGGCTGCTCGAGCTGCTGCGCGGGCGCTTCGACGTCGTCGTGTTGGCGCGCTACATGCAGATCCTCTCGGGCGGGTTCCTGCGCGAGCTCGGCGTGCCCGTCATCAACATCCACCACTCGTTCCTGCCGGCGTTCGTCGGCGCCGACCCGTACGGGCAGGCGAAGGCGCGAGGCGTGAAGCTCGTCGGCGCGACCGCCCACTACGTGACCGAGGAGCTCGACGCGGGACCGATCATCGAGCAGGACGTCGCCCGCGTGGACCACGCGTTCGACGTGCCCGCGCTGCAGGCCGTCGGGCGGGACATCGAGCGGACGGTGCTGGCGCGCGCCGTCCGCTGGCACGGCGAGGACCGCGTGATCGTGCACGGCGACACGACCGTCGTGCTCTGA
- a CDS encoding SDR family oxidoreductase, protein MTSAPDQYDGTPPGQDQSQPGREDEMTPRPAFQRHDREGSGRLKDRAALISGGDSGIGRAVAVAFAREGADVAILYRDEKEDADARETVEAVGHHGRRAITIRGDVADEAVQQRAVQETLDAFGKLDVLVNNAAEQHAQERFEDITREQLERTFATNVFGMFGLTRAALPHLPDDGAIVNTTSVTAYQGNPTLIDYSSTKGAIVAFTRALSQHLAERGIRVNAVAPGPIWTPLIPATFPPEEVASFGGDVPLGRPGQPEEVAESYVFLASADASYVSGQVLHPNGGTVVNG, encoded by the coding sequence ATGACCTCCGCACCCGACCAGTACGACGGCACCCCGCCCGGCCAGGACCAGTCCCAGCCCGGCCGCGAGGACGAGATGACGCCGAGGCCCGCCTTCCAGCGGCACGACCGAGAGGGCTCCGGCCGCCTGAAGGACCGCGCGGCGCTGATCTCGGGCGGCGACTCGGGCATCGGGCGCGCCGTGGCCGTCGCGTTCGCCCGCGAGGGCGCCGACGTCGCGATCCTCTACCGGGACGAGAAGGAGGACGCCGACGCGCGGGAGACCGTCGAGGCCGTCGGCCACCACGGCCGGCGGGCGATCACGATCCGCGGCGACGTCGCGGACGAGGCGGTGCAGCAGCGGGCGGTGCAGGAGACGCTCGACGCCTTCGGCAAGCTGGACGTGCTGGTGAACAACGCCGCCGAGCAGCACGCGCAGGAGCGCTTCGAGGACATCACCCGCGAGCAGCTCGAGCGCACCTTCGCGACGAACGTCTTCGGCATGTTCGGCCTGACGCGCGCCGCGCTGCCGCACCTGCCCGACGACGGCGCGATCGTCAACACGACGTCCGTCACCGCCTACCAGGGCAACCCGACGCTGATCGACTACTCGTCGACGAAGGGCGCGATCGTCGCGTTCACGCGCGCGCTCTCCCAGCACCTGGCCGAGCGCGGCATCCGCGTCAACGCCGTCGCGCCCGGGCCGATCTGGACGCCGCTGATCCCGGCGACGTTCCCGCCCGAGGAGGTCGCGTCCTTCGGGGGCGACGTGCCGCTGGGCCGCCCCGGACAGCCCGAGGAGGTGGCGGAGAGCTACGTCTTCCTGGCGAGCGCCGACGCGTCGTACGTCAGCGGCCAGGTGCTGCACCCCAACGGCGGGACCGTCGTCAACGGCTGA